CGCCGGATCAGATTCGGGCTCAGGAACTGGCTGATGAAACTTTCGTCCCGGTAATTTGCCCAAATGTCGCGCAGGACCCCCATCGCGTCGCCGCGTCCCGCAATATCGGGAAACCATGCCCGGTCCTCTTCCGTCGGCTTCGTGACGATCCTCTCGATGTCCTGCATCATCGCAAAACCAAGCGCATAGGGATTGAAGCCCGAGAACCGCCGATCGTCGTAATTTGGCTGGAAGACGACATTGGCGTGCGACTTCAGGAATTCGAGGAAATTCCCGTCGCTGATCTGCCCCCGCTCGTGAAGCCGGTTCATGATTTGATAATGGACGAAGGTGGCGGTTCCCTCATTCATCACCTTGGTCTGCCGCTGGGGATGGAAATATTGCGCGACATGGCGGACGATACGAAGGATCTCGCGCTGCCACGGCTGCAGTCGGGGCGCGGATTTCTCGAGAAAATAGAGGATGTTATCCTGCGGAAGGCCGAGCGCGGCGCGCCGCTTTTCCAAGCCTATGTCACCCGCCTTCTTTGCCTTGCCGACGGGAACTGTGCGCCACAGGTCGTTGAACATCTGCTCCTCGTGGGCGCGACGCTCCTGTTCCCGCTTCTCCTCCTGGCGAAGGTCGATCGTGGTCTTGCCGGCATATCGATGCACCCCATGCGACATCAGCGCATGCGCCGCATCGAGAGTTCTTTCGACGGCCGTCTCGCCGTAACGCTCTTCGCAGCGAGTGATATAACCCTTGGCGAAATCAAGATAATCGAGAATTCCCTCGGCATCGGTCCAAAGCTTGAAGAGATAGTTGTTCTTGAAGAAGTGATTGTGGCCGAAGGCCGCATGGGCGATGACGAGCGTCTGCATCGTCGCCGTGTTTTCCTCCATCAGATAGGAAATGCAGGGAGAGCTGTTGATGACGATCTCGTAGGCAAGGTCGCGCATCCCGCGGCGGTAGAAGGTTTCATGATGCGCAAAGTGTTTTCCAAAGGACCAATGGCGGTAAAAGAGCGGCATGCCGGTCGAGGAATAGGCATCCAACATCTGCTCCGAGGTGATGACTTCGATCTGATTCGGATAGACATCGAGGCCGAGTCCACCGAGCGCGATCTCCTCGCACGCATCGTGGATGCGCTGCAGCGTTGCAAAGTCCCAGTCGGCCCCCTCGAACAGGAGCCGCTCTCTTGGCCTCACCGTCATGGTCATGGCGTCACCTTCGACTGTGCGTCACGTTTCTGGAAGAGATCGTGGAAAACAGGGAATATTTCGCTTCGCCGGCAGACCTTGCGCATCGAAAGCGGCAGCGGTTCGGAACGGATCCCGTCATAGAGCATCCAGAGGGGCGACCGCGATACTGAAGAATCACCCCCTTCCTCGCCGACCTCGATATAGGCAAAATACTGGCACAGCGGCAAAATCTCGCGCAGCAGCTGCCCGGTCAGATTTCCGTCCGAATGGGCGTTGTCACCGTCCGAGGCCTGGGCGCCATAGATATTCCACTCCGCCGGGTCGAAACGCGCCGCAATGATCGCCCGCATGGCGGCAAGCGCACTCGACACCAGCGTGCCGCCCGTCGCCGGACCGTAGAAGAAGGTTTCCTCATCGACCTCCTCTGCCCTGTCGGTATGGCGGATGAAGACGATTTCCACTTTCTTGTAGCGTTTCGACAGGAAAAGGTAGAGCAGCAGGTAGAACCGCTTCGCAAGGTCCTTCATGTGCTCCGACATGGAGCCCGAGACGTCCATCAGGCAGAACATCACCGCTTTGGCGACAGGCTTCGGCTCGTTTTCGAAGCGGCGATAGCGCACGTCAAGCGGATCGATATAGGGAATGCGCCGGCTTTTTTCCGTCAGGGATTTGAGTTTTGCCTCAAGCGCCAGACGATTTACCTCGTCCTCGCATTCCTCGATCTGCCGCTTCAGGGCTTCGATTTCTTCGCGGCGTGGGCGGCCGAGCGCAACGCGGCGCATCATTGCCAGCTTCGTTGTGCGGCCGACGGCAATATTGGAGGGCGACCCTGATACGGAATAGCCGGCCCGGAACGGAGTTTCCTCCTCGGTTTCGGCTAGACGCCGCTTGGCGAGGTCTGGCAATTCGAGGTCGTCAAGGAACACATCGAGGAATTCCTCCCGCGTCAGTACGAAGCGGAAGCCGTCCTCACCGTCGCCTTCGCCTGCATCTTTTGGTTTTCCACCCTTCCCGCCCGGCGGCCGCGGAATGATGTCTCCTTCGACGAAGGCCCGGTTCCCGGGCAGGATGTGATCGGCGATGCCGCCTTCACCCCGTCGAAAACTCGGTTCGGCCATCCCATCGATCGGCAGGCTGATCTCCCCGCCGTCGAGCACATCTCGAATGTTTCGATTTTGCAGAGAGCGTTTGACCGCCTGCTGCACGGCTCCTTTCATGCGTCGAAGGAACCGCTGACGATTTTCCAGACTTTTACCGCGCGGATTTAGCCGCCGGTCGACAATGTGCATAATGGCTCCGCATTAACTTGCCTGTTTGACGCGCATGTACCATTCGACAAGGCGCCGAACCTGCCGCTCGGTGTAACCTCGCGCGGCCATGCGCGAGACGAATTCACTGTGCTTCTTCTCGGTTTCCGAATCCTTCTTCGATCCGAACGAAATGACCGGCAAAAGATCCTCAACCTGCGAGAACATACGTTTCTCGATGACTTCCCGGATTTTCTCGTAGCTCGTCCATGACGGATTTTTTCCGCCGTTTGCGGCACGCGATCTCAACGAGAACTTGACGATCTCGTTGCGAAAATCCTTTGGATTGGCGATTCCCGCCGGCTTTTCGATTTTCGTCAACTCCTGATTGAGGAGTTCGCGGTCGAGAAGCTGACCAGTATCGGGATCCTTGAAGTCCACATCTTCGATCCAGGCATCGGCATAGTCTACATAGCGATCGAACAGATTCTGTCCGTAGTCCGCATAGGATTCAAGATAGGCCTTCTGAATTTCATTGCCAATGAACTCTGCGTAGCGTGGCGCAAGATCGGCCTTGATGAATTCCAGATAACGCTTCTCCACATCGTCGGGAAATTGCTCGCGACGGATCGCCTGTTCCAGAACATACATCAGATGGACGGGATCGGCGCCGATATCGGTGGTGTCGTGATTGAAGGTGGAGGCGAGCACTTTGAAGGCGAAGCGCGTCGATATCCCATCCATGCCTTCGTCGATCCCGGCTGCATCCCGGTATTCCTGAACGCTGCGGGCGCGCGGATCGCTTTCCTTCAGGCTTTCGCCGTCATAGGTGCGCATCTTCGAGAAGAAGGTCGAGTTCTCATGCTTGCGCAGGCGCGAAAGGACGGAAAAACGCGCCAGCATTTCAAGCGTTGCCGGTGCGCATGGTGCGTCCACGAGTTCCGATCCCTCGATCAGCTTTTCGTAGATCCTCTGTTCCTCCGTCACCCGAAGGCAATAGGGCACCTTGATCACGCAGATACGGTCGATGAAGGCCTCGTTGTTTTTGTTGGCCTTAAAGGTCTGCCACTCCGCCTCGTTCGAATGCGCAAGGACGATGCCGGAGAAAGGTATGGCGCCGATATTTTCGGAACCGATATAGTTGCCCTCCTGCGTTGCCGTCAGCAACGGATGCAGCATCTTGATCGGCGCCTTGAACATCTCGACGAATTCGAGAATGCCCTGGTTGGCGCGATTGAGCCCGCCGGAATAGCTGTAGGCATCGGGATCGTTCTGGGAGTAGGTTTCCAGCTTGCGGATGTCGACCTTGCCGACCAGCGAGGAGATGTCCTGATTATTCTCATCGCCAGGCTCGGTCTTGGCAATTGCGATCTGGCGCAATCGCGAAGGTTGTATTCTGACGACGCGGAATCGGGAGATATCGCCTCCAAAATCGTCGAGTCGCTTCAAGCACCACGGGCTCATCAATCCGTGCAGACGCCGCAACGGAATTCCGTACTGCTCCTGCAGCAGCGAGCCCATCGTCTCCGGATCGAAGAGGTTGAGCGGGCTTTCGAACACGGGGCTGATCTCGTCACCCGCCTTCAGAACGTAGATCGGATGAACCTCCATCAACTGCTTCAGCCGCTCCGCCAGCGACGACTTTCCGCCGCCTACCGGACCGAGCAGATAAAGAATCTGCTTGCGCTCCTCGAGCCCCTGCGCCGCATGCCGAAAGAACGAGACGATGCGTTCGATTGTCTCTTCCATGCCGTGAAAGCCCGCAAAGGCGGGATAAACCCGGATGGTCCTGTTCATGAAGATTCTGCCCAGGCGCGCGTCCTTGGCGGTGTCCACCATCTGCGGTTCGCCTATCGCAGCGAGCAGACGCTCGGTCGCGTTGGCATAGGCGATCGGCTCGGTTTTGCAGAGATCGAGATATTCCGAAACCGACATGTCGGTTTCGCGGCGCGCTTCATAACTGCGTGTGAACGCATCGAATACGGATTCACTCAGCATGGGACCTCCATTAAGGTTATGCCGTAGGCTCTAAGCCGTATAACCATCGAGATGGCCACGGCGTTCCTAAGAATCAATAGTTTCGTAGGTATATTCGACGCTGACCGGCCGTTTGTGGCAATGCACAAAATTGTGCATGCACCGGTATTTTTTTTACTCTGCGAAACTGTTTCTCATTGTAGTTGAGAGAAGGGGCATTGCGATATCAGCACATTTAGCGACGTGACATGAATGTCAAAAAGGTGTGCAATGGCGCCCGTGATTCGAGCCGTGGAAATCGGCGATTGGCCGCCGGTGAGAGCAAGCCGGCCTCAGAGCGGGGCAGCCATCGCGGTCCCGCAGGATGGAACCGGGCGAACGTCACCATCCGCCCGGTATAATTCGATCATACGCTTCCGGCGCTTTTACCGGTTGAACGCCTTCTCCAGCGCAGCCACATCGATCTTGACCATGCCGAGCATGACTTCGGTGACGCGCCTTGCCCGCTCGCGATCTTCGTCGGCGATCATCTCGGATAGAGCGCGTGGCACGATCTGCCAGGAAAGCCCCCAGCGGTCCTTCAGCCAGCCGCAGGCCTCCGGCGTGCCGCCATTGGCGAGGAAAGCATCCCATATCCGGTCGATCTCCGCCTGACTTTCCAGAAGGATCGC
This DNA window, taken from Rhizobium etli CFN 42, encodes the following:
- a CDS encoding SpoVR family protein; the encoded protein is MTMTVRPRERLLFEGADWDFATLQRIHDACEEIALGGLGLDVYPNQIEVITSEQMLDAYSSTGMPLFYRHWSFGKHFAHHETFYRRGMRDLAYEIVINSSPCISYLMEENTATMQTLVIAHAAFGHNHFFKNNYLFKLWTDAEGILDYLDFAKGYITRCEERYGETAVERTLDAAHALMSHGVHRYAGKTTIDLRQEEKREQERRAHEEQMFNDLWRTVPVGKAKKAGDIGLEKRRAALGLPQDNILYFLEKSAPRLQPWQREILRIVRHVAQYFHPQRQTKVMNEGTATFVHYQIMNRLHERGQISDGNFLEFLKSHANVVFQPNYDDRRFSGFNPYALGFAMMQDIERIVTKPTEEDRAWFPDIAGRGDAMGVLRDIWANYRDESFISQFLSPNLIRRLRLFHLYDDPEQTEGVLVSAIHNERGYLRIRRQLSREYDIGWTDPAIDIVDVDLAGDRRLLLQHIVMNGCYLQEGDTKLVLQHLADLWGYDVLLQEIDGSSTVAKEHTASPRKIVQ
- a CDS encoding YeaH/YhbH family protein; translation: MHIVDRRLNPRGKSLENRQRFLRRMKGAVQQAVKRSLQNRNIRDVLDGGEISLPIDGMAEPSFRRGEGGIADHILPGNRAFVEGDIIPRPPGGKGGKPKDAGEGDGEDGFRFVLTREEFLDVFLDDLELPDLAKRRLAETEEETPFRAGYSVSGSPSNIAVGRTTKLAMMRRVALGRPRREEIEALKRQIEECEDEVNRLALEAKLKSLTEKSRRIPYIDPLDVRYRRFENEPKPVAKAVMFCLMDVSGSMSEHMKDLAKRFYLLLYLFLSKRYKKVEIVFIRHTDRAEEVDEETFFYGPATGGTLVSSALAAMRAIIAARFDPAEWNIYGAQASDGDNAHSDGNLTGQLLREILPLCQYFAYIEVGEEGGDSSVSRSPLWMLYDGIRSEPLPLSMRKVCRRSEIFPVFHDLFQKRDAQSKVTP
- a CDS encoding PrkA family serine protein kinase, which produces MLSESVFDAFTRSYEARRETDMSVSEYLDLCKTEPIAYANATERLLAAIGEPQMVDTAKDARLGRIFMNRTIRVYPAFAGFHGMEETIERIVSFFRHAAQGLEERKQILYLLGPVGGGKSSLAERLKQLMEVHPIYVLKAGDEISPVFESPLNLFDPETMGSLLQEQYGIPLRRLHGLMSPWCLKRLDDFGGDISRFRVVRIQPSRLRQIAIAKTEPGDENNQDISSLVGKVDIRKLETYSQNDPDAYSYSGGLNRANQGILEFVEMFKAPIKMLHPLLTATQEGNYIGSENIGAIPFSGIVLAHSNEAEWQTFKANKNNEAFIDRICVIKVPYCLRVTEEQRIYEKLIEGSELVDAPCAPATLEMLARFSVLSRLRKHENSTFFSKMRTYDGESLKESDPRARSVQEYRDAAGIDEGMDGISTRFAFKVLASTFNHDTTDIGADPVHLMYVLEQAIRREQFPDDVEKRYLEFIKADLAPRYAEFIGNEIQKAYLESYADYGQNLFDRYVDYADAWIEDVDFKDPDTGQLLDRELLNQELTKIEKPAGIANPKDFRNEIVKFSLRSRAANGGKNPSWTSYEKIREVIEKRMFSQVEDLLPVISFGSKKDSETEKKHSEFVSRMAARGYTERQVRRLVEWYMRVKQAS
- a CDS encoding VOC family protein → MPRVISNLWFAEQAREAVEFYVSIIPDSRIGRTTILPAETPSGPPGSVELIEFTLGDQAFLAMKAGPLDNFNHSFSIAILLESQAEIDRIWDAFLANGGTPEACGWLKDRWGLSWQIVPRALSEMIADEDRERARRVTEVMLGMVKIDVAALEKAFNR